The following proteins are encoded in a genomic region of Vigna radiata var. radiata cultivar VC1973A unplaced genomic scaffold, Vradiata_ver6 scaffold_7, whole genome shotgun sequence:
- the LOC106753986 gene encoding probable auxin efflux carrier component 1d, whose product MITLLDLYHVLTAVVPLYVAMILAYGSVKWWKIFTPDQCSGINRFVALFAVPLLSFHFISTNNPYAMNYKFIAADSLQKAIVLAVLFVWSRTSSRGSLEWSITLFSLSTLPNTLVMGIPLLKGMYGDASGTLMVQIVVLQCIIWYTLMLFLFEYRGAKLLIVEQFPDTAGSIISFKVDSDIISLDGKEPLQTEAEVGDDGKLHVTVRKSTSSRSEIFSRRSHGPNSVSLTPRPSNLTNAEIYSLQSSRNPTPRGSSFNHTDFYSMVNNGRNVSPRQSSFGGVPFDEESGVRVNGGAGAYPAPHNAGIFSPVGKKKGGGGGGGEGGGKDLHMFVWSSSASPVSEGGIHVFRGGDYGNDQLPVGGVAHQKDYDDFGHDEFSFGNRTVANGVEKEGPVLSKLGSSSTAELHPKGQGESKATSMPPTSVMTRLILIMVWRKLIRNPNTYSSLFGLTWSLISFKWNVVMPAIVARSISILSDAGLGMAMFSLGLFMALQPKIIACGNSVASFAMAVRFLTGPAVMAVASIVVGLRGVLLHIAIVQAALPQGIVPFVFAKEYNVHPDILSTGVIFGMLIALPITLVYYILLGL is encoded by the exons ATGATAACCTTGTTGGACCTCTACCATGTTCTCACCGCGGTCGTCCCGCTCTACGTCGCCATGATCCTCGCCTATGGTTCCGTCAAGTGGTGGAAGATCTTCACCCCGGACCAATGCTCCGGGATCAACCGCTTCGTCGCGCTCTTCGCTGTGCCCCTACTCTCCTTCCACTTCATCTCCACCAACAATCCCTACGCCATGAACTACAAGTTCATAGCTGCGGATTCTCTTCAGAAAGCCATAGTCCTCGCCGTGCTCTTTGTCTGGTCCAGAACCAGCTCGAGGGGCTCTCTTGAATGGTCCATCACTCTCTTTTCCCTCTCCACGCTCCCTAACACGCTCGTCATGGGTATCCCATTGCTCAAGGGCATGTACGGGGACGCATCGGGGACCCTCATGGTCCAGATAGTGGTGCTTCAGTGTATCATCTGGTACACTCTCATGCTCTTTTTGTTTGAGTATAGGGGTGCCAAGCTTCTCATAGTGGAGCAGTTTCCCGACACTGCCGGGTCCATTATCTCGTTCAAGGTTGACTCTGATATCATTTCGTTGGACGGGAAGGAACCGCTTCAGACTGAAGCCGAGGTTGGTGACGATGGCAAGCTTCATGTTACTGTCAGGAAGTCTACCAGTTCGCGCTCTGAGATCTTCTCGCGCCGCTCGCATGGTCCTAACTCGGTTTCGTTGACTCCAAGGCCTTCCAATTTAACCAATGCGGAGATTTACTCGCTTCAGTCTTCGAGGAATCCGACGCCGAGAGGGTCCAGTTTCAACCACACGGACTTCTACTCGATGGTGAATAATGGGAGGAACGTGAGTCCGAGGCAGAGTAGTTTTGGGGGGGTGCCGTTTGATGAGGAGAGTGGTGTGAGGGTTAATGGGGGTGCCGGAGCATACCCTGCACCTCACAATGCGGGGATTTTTTCTCCGGTGGGGAAGAAGaagggtggtggtggtggtggtggagaagGTGGAGGGAAGGATCTTCACATGTTTGTGTGGAGTTCGAGTGCTTCTCCGGTGTCGGAGGGTGGGATCCATGTCTTCAGAGGTGGGGATTATGGAAATGACCAACTTCCTGTTGGTGGGGTGGCTCACCAGAAAG ATTATGATGATTTTGGTCACGACGAATTTAGCTTTGGGAACAGAACCGTCGCTAATGGAGTGGAAAAGGAAGGGCCAGTACTGTCGAAGCTTGGCTCAAGTTCGACGGCCGAGCTTCATCCGAAAGGCCAAGGTGAATCCAAAGCTACGTCCATGCCACCCACAAGTGTTATGACAAGACTCATTCTGATTATGGTGTGGAGAAAGCTGATTAGAAACCCCAACACATATTCCAGCCTTTTTGGTCTCACTTGGTCTTTGATCTCATTCAA GTGGAATGTTGTTATGCCCGCTATCGTTGCTCGATCCATATCAATTTTATCTGATGCCGGCCTTGGGATGGCAATGTTTAGCCTTG GGTTATTCATGGCATTGCAACCAAAAATTATTGCATGTGGAAACTCGGTTGCTTCCTTTGCTATGGCAGTTCGTTTCCTCACTGGACCTGCTGTCATGGCTGTCGCTTCAATAGTGGTGGGGCTCAGGGGAGTTCTGT